Part of the Mixophyes fleayi isolate aMixFle1 chromosome 12, aMixFle1.hap1, whole genome shotgun sequence genome is shown below.
TGATATATCCATTTAATGTCCATTTTATTCCTAGGTTGGGACGTGGAGAAAGGAAATCCGGACGGCATCCAGCCAGACATGCTGATCTCTCTCACTGCCCCCAAACAGTCAGCCGTACACTTCTCCGGACGCTACCACTACCTGGGCGGGCGATTCGTCCCCATGGCATTACAGAAGAAATATAACCTCCGCCTCCCCCTGTACCCGGATACAGAGTGTGTCTACAAACTGCACTAAGACATTCACCCTACGTGTGATACCCACAGCACTTACTATGGAAAGAGAGATGGCCGAGCTTAATACGAGTAAAATAGTTTATCTTCTGCCTAAACTGTCctcctgtgatttttttttacatagaaaaATACTATGACTTTCTATATACTTATTATAACTGCAAATAAATGACTTCTGATAGTGCACATTATTCCACAGAAGCATTTTGGAAGGTTGCATTGTGTTTAATTAAAGCCTTTATCGTGCGACACCTAATATAGTTGTCATGCTTAAGTTATCCTACTATAACTCTGGTCTCGTACATAAGTTTGTTTTTCTAAAGAGATATCACCAGTATTTAACCTGGGGCTGGAGGTAAAACTTCAGTAATTTCTGGATGCATAATGTAAAACAACAAACGCACACAACTGGGACGGAGGGCTCTGATCTGTTTATATCCCGTTCCCTGGCAGGGTGGGAGGTAACACCCCTCCCCCTTTTCTCGTAGTAAGAATACGAATTGCCATCTAGAATCTTAATCCAGCCTCTCCCAAATGTAGCGTTCAAATGACTAGACGTGGCCGTCAGTCATTTGAATGCTACAAAGAAAATGAGGGGCTGCTCAGAGGGGGAAGTGTAGACCTTAATTACTAAATAACTTGAGATCCTGAATTTGTTTTCCGTGTCATTTACTGGGCACGTTTTCATGCGGCCATCACAGGTGCCTGTTAATATTTCCTAAATATCGCCACCCTTGGCGTTATTCCTGAGATAACGCTCCAGCGTGCCGTTACAGAGAGCCCAATCTGAAAAACCTTCTTTCGCTCAAAAGCGTCATCGCAACGCCCTTCAAGCCAGATCCAACTTCCTGTATTGACACTAAGGGCAAAGCTAGTGTCCGTACTGTTCCCTAGTGAACATGTATTTGAATATTGGCTAATAGCGCATCCTGACAGCAATGTATATTAACATACATAACAATTCCAAAAATGGAATTTGCAAAGCTGTGCCCCCTGTCTCTGTACCGCCCACAGTTTGCCCTTGGTATATTGGAAAGAATATGCAACATATTGCTGTTTGAGGTCTAAGCTACTTTAGTAAACATTTAACCAGTGACTGCAGACTTTGGATTGTGCTTGTGGTACAGCAAATAATCAATGTACGTTGTTTTAAAGGTACAGTATCAATACTGAATGACTGTAATTAATAGTTTACACCAGACAGTAAGAAACCTAAGGGGAAAATAAAACTATATGTTATGGTTACACTATCTATGTATATTGAAATAATTAACAAGTGGTTGCTCATGTTCCTTGGGCTAATGAAATATCATCTGTAGACAGCCAGAGACCAGTCACATGATAAAACAGTATAAAGGTCATATAGACCTGCTGGGCAATGACCTGAACAAATCATTCTTTGATGGGACCTTTGTTTATTCATAGGATCAGATATAGTTTTAAAAAGTACAATTTGCCGTGTCGTGTCTTTAAACAAAGATTGGTGCGGTTTTATATACACTTGGGCAGTCTCAAACCAGCACTCTGTCCATTTACAGACTAAAGGAAATTATACAGTGCTATGGCAGCCAAATAACCAATCTCTACTcagatttatttttccttttcttcttggACTTAATACAGTGCTCTGTGCTCTCTATAAGGAGCTCAGTCTCTTCTCCTGGAGGACTCTCTCTGTGTTTatgtttacttttcttttttctgaTTTTAGCGTCTTCCTCTTCCGTTTGTGGTGCTTGTTCTTCATCCTCAGTGTGGGCTTTAGtcctcctctttttctttttggATTTCCTTTCCTCTTTTTCTGTATTCAGATCTTGTTCTTCTTCGTGTTTGTTGTCCTTTTCGGTTTTCCACTTTTTCTTCTTCGCAGGTCTTGTGTGTTCCTCTTCTGTAGTTTGACCGTTTTCTGCTCTGTGCCCATTGAGCTCCACCTCGTCCACCACCAACTCTTCCTTGTCTTCcgttctcttctttttcttctttgagGGTTTTATAGTTTCCTCTTCTGTAGAACAGCCAAACGCCTCCTTGCTCTCCATCATCGCTCCACGGTCTGccatcttcttctttttcttctttgagGTTATGTTCTCATCTATCGAAGGAGCGTGTTCTTGGTCATGACCATTGAGCACATCTTCCACCAACTCAACACTGTCTGCCatcttcctcttctttttcttctttgagGTTATGTTCTCCTCGTCTATCGAAGGAGCGTGTTCTTGGTCATGACCATTGAGCACATCTTCCACCAACTCAACACTGTCTGCCatcttcctcttctttttcttctttgagGTTATGTTCTCCTCGTCTATCGAAGGAGCGTGTTCTTGGTCATGACCATTGAGCACATCTTCCACCAACTCAACACTGTCTGCCatcttcctcttctttttcttctttgagGTTATGTTCTCCTCGTCTATCGAAGGAGCGTGTTCTTGGTCATGACCATTGACCACATCTTCCACCACCTCAACACCGTCTGCCCTCTTCCTATTCTTTTTCTTCGGCACTGAAGTGTCAGAGGGACGGTCCTCAACCCCTACCCCACCAGCATTGTATTTGGATGGTTCCTTCTTTCCATACTTTTCCATGAAGGCTCGTTCCTGCTCTTCAATTCTAGACAGCTTTGCGCTCATTGTGAGGCCATGTCTGGCACCTCTAGGAAAAAAAAGGTGGAATGAAAGGTTACTTAATAAAAAATAAGAGTAGGATGTCCTTTGAAGAATAAGGTTGACTTTCATGACTGGTCTTCCTAACAGCGACCACTGGAAACCAGCCAAGAGTTGACAAACTTACTTGTGAGCCGTTCGGCCTCCACAAATCTTCATTAGATCTTCATCCGTCATCCTGTTTAGGGAGAACACATTTTAATAACGCTCAAACAAAAAGCACCGTATTCTACAACAGAATATTTTACGTAAAAATAATAAAGTAGCTCACAAT
Proteins encoded:
- the GPATCH4 gene encoding G patch domain-containing protein 4 — protein: MAAESNGKSQGMKFAVDLLHRHGWTEGKGLGKREDGISEALKVKVKSDAAGVGHNPAEQFTFHWWDHVFNKTASSLSVEPDEDGVQVKKLTEDNTTVSNKKPRKALSHPNMLYGRFIKSATLLSGGEKPVEELSPSDSDSSEDEDAKLDLSSATKMTDEDLMKICGGRTAHKGARHGLTMSAKLSRIEEQERAFMEKYGKKEPSKYNAGGVGVEDRPSDTSVPKKKNRKRADGVEVVEDVVNGHDQEHAPSIDEENITSKKKKKRKMADSVELVEDVLNGHDQEHAPSIDEENITSKKKKKRKMADSVELVEDVLNGHDQEHAPSIDEENITSKKKKKRKMADSVELVEDVLNGHDQEHAPSIDENITSKKKKKKMADRGAMMESKEAFGCSTEEETIKPSKKKKKRTEDKEELVVDEVELNGHRAENGQTTEEEHTRPAKKKKWKTEKDNKHEEEQDLNTEKEERKSKKKKRRTKAHTEDEEQAPQTEEEDAKIRKKKSKHKHRESPPGEETELLIESTEHCIKSKKKRKNKSE